The Desertifilum tharense IPPAS B-1220 DNA segment TGTCCCATGAGTGCTACCTATATTCAAGACGAAGCAGAATTTGATACTCTTTTAGAAAACGAGTCGTTATTGGTGGTAGACTGTACGGCAAGCTGGTGCGGCCCATGCAGATTAGTGGCCCCGCTCATCGATCGGTTAGCTGAAGATTATCGCGATCGCGCTAAGGTGTTCAAGTTGGATCTCGATGCGAATAAGGCTGTCGCCAAACGCTTTGGAATTCGCAGCATCCCCGCCGTGATGATTTTCAAACAAGGCGAACTCGCTGAAACCGTGATTGGTGC contains these protein-coding regions:
- the trxA gene encoding thioredoxin encodes the protein MSATYIQDEAEFDTLLENESLLVVDCTASWCGPCRLVAPLIDRLAEDYRDRAKVFKLDLDANKAVAKRFGIRSIPAVMIFKQGELAETVIGAKPYEEFSGALDKYTD